A genomic region of Porticoccaceae bacterium LTM1 contains the following coding sequences:
- the waaC gene encoding lipopolysaccharide heptosyltransferase I: MRVLIVKLSSMGDLVQALPALTDARRAIPDIKFDWVVDQAFAEIPRWHSAVGNTIPTAHRRWKKQLFKTLKSGELKSFKQQLQSVEYDCVIDAQGNHKSAVVTALANGNKCGFDKATAREYGAHWAYHRHFHLPRQQLAITRLRKLFAQSLGYELPDTAPDFGLVDRQWPQPAIDLPEQQFLMFVHNASWTNKCWPEIHWRHLIDIAGQQNYRVLLPWGSAEEEARAHRLAQGYDHAMVLPRLPLSELAFLFSISSGAICVDTGLAHIAAALDVPTLTLYGPTDPALIGATGNNAEQKVAPGFSCTPCYKRFCQVDSYRGPEAQCLNGVAADQVWQEFDVLRSRTINLPE, from the coding sequence ATGCGCGTACTTATTGTCAAACTCAGCTCCATGGGTGATCTGGTGCAGGCCCTTCCGGCGCTAACCGATGCTCGAAGAGCCATTCCCGATATCAAGTTTGACTGGGTAGTGGATCAGGCATTTGCGGAAATTCCGCGCTGGCATTCAGCAGTGGGCAACACTATCCCCACCGCTCACCGGCGCTGGAAGAAACAGCTTTTTAAAACCCTGAAAAGCGGTGAGCTGAAATCCTTCAAACAGCAACTTCAATCGGTTGAGTATGACTGTGTAATCGACGCACAGGGCAACCATAAAAGTGCGGTCGTTACAGCACTGGCTAATGGCAACAAATGCGGCTTCGACAAGGCCACCGCACGGGAATACGGCGCCCACTGGGCCTATCACCGCCACTTCCACCTGCCTCGCCAGCAACTGGCTATCACTCGCTTGCGCAAACTGTTTGCCCAGTCTCTGGGCTACGAACTGCCAGATACCGCACCGGACTTTGGCCTGGTCGACCGACAGTGGCCACAACCGGCAATAGATCTTCCCGAGCAACAATTTTTGATGTTTGTCCACAATGCCAGCTGGACCAACAAGTGCTGGCCGGAAATTCACTGGCGTCATCTGATTGATATAGCCGGTCAGCAGAATTACCGGGTTTTGCTGCCTTGGGGTTCCGCTGAAGAAGAAGCGCGTGCCCACCGGCTGGCTCAGGGTTATGACCATGCGATGGTGTTACCGCGACTGCCGCTCTCTGAACTGGCGTTTCTGTTCAGTATAAGCAGCGGCGCAATCTGTGTAGATACTGGTCTGGCCCATATTGCAGCGGCGCTGGATGTACCAACACTCACCCTGTACGGCCCCACCGATCCAGCGTTAATCGGTGCCACCGGCAATAATGCCGAGCAAAAAGTGGCACCGGGATTTTCCTGTACGCCCTGCTACAAGCGTTTTTGTCAGGTGGACAGTTACCGCGGTCCGGAGGCGCAATGCCTGAACGGCGTTGCCGCCGATCAGGTGTGGCAGGAATTCGATGTACTGCGCTCGCGAACGATTAACTTGCCCGAGTAG
- a CDS encoding YceI family protein, protein MKTLKNLAIAGFTALLFGSALPASAQTYKIDTKGAHAFIQFSIQHLGYSWLNGRFNSFDGHFVYDEANPSVSSVEVEIDVASIDSMHAERDKHLRSDEYLNVEKYPTASFKSTAFKDSGDGKASLIGNLTLRGVTKEISIAVEKVGSGESPWIKGATHAGFRGTVALKLADFGMKPVGPADTVFMTLDVEGIHMPE, encoded by the coding sequence ATGAAAACCTTGAAAAATTTAGCAATTGCCGGCTTTACTGCCCTGTTGTTTGGCTCAGCCCTGCCAGCCAGCGCGCAGACCTACAAGATTGATACCAAAGGCGCTCACGCTTTTATTCAGTTTTCCATCCAACATCTGGGCTATAGCTGGCTCAACGGCCGTTTCAATAGTTTTGACGGTCACTTTGTCTACGACGAAGCCAACCCCTCCGTCTCCAGCGTTGAAGTGGAAATAGATGTTGCCAGCATAGACAGCATGCACGCTGAGCGCGACAAACACCTGCGCAGTGACGAATACCTGAATGTAGAAAAGTACCCGACAGCTTCATTCAAGAGCACCGCATTCAAAGACAGTGGTGATGGCAAGGCTTCTCTCATCGGCAACTTGACCCTGCGCGGCGTTACCAAGGAAATCTCCATTGCGGTGGAAAAAGTCGGCTCCGGCGAATCCCCCTGGATCAAAGGTGCAACACACGCCGGTTTCCGCGGCACTGTGGCACTGAAGCTCGCCGACTTTGGCATGAAGCCTGTTGGCCCTGCCGACACAGTCTTCATGACTCTGGATGTGGAAGGAATTCATATGCCTGAATAA
- a CDS encoding cytochrome b, which translates to MKNTSKSYGLMAKLLHWLMAVVIIGMFWLGLEMMGRDYYDPLYRTLPHWHKSIGILLFAVLVFRLVWRWTSVEPEPEGSALERNIARWVHRCFYLLILAIMVSGYLISTADGRAIEVFSWFSVPATITDIPHQEDIAGEIHEVLAWLVIGLAALHALAALKHHFINKDNTLRKMTFSNRRTP; encoded by the coding sequence ATGAAAAACACCTCGAAGAGTTATGGCTTGATGGCCAAATTGCTGCATTGGCTGATGGCCGTGGTAATTATCGGTATGTTCTGGCTTGGGCTGGAGATGATGGGTCGGGATTACTACGACCCGCTCTACCGCACCCTGCCACACTGGCACAAAAGTATCGGTATTTTACTGTTCGCGGTGCTGGTGTTCAGATTGGTGTGGCGCTGGACAAGTGTGGAACCGGAGCCAGAAGGCAGCGCCCTTGAACGCAACATCGCCCGTTGGGTGCATCGCTGCTTCTATCTGTTGATCCTGGCGATCATGGTCTCCGGTTACCTTATTTCCACCGCCGATGGCCGCGCAATTGAGGTATTCAGCTGGTTCAGCGTACCGGCCACAATAACCGACATACCCCATCAGGAGGATATTGCCGGTGAAATTCACGAAGTGCTGGCCTGGCTGGTAATAGGCCTTGCCGCCCTTCATGCACTGGCTGCTCTCAAGCATCACTTTATCAACAAAGACAACACGCTCAGAAAAATGACTTTTTCCAACAGGAGAACCCCATGA